From one Rattus norvegicus strain BN/NHsdMcwi chromosome 7, GRCr8, whole genome shotgun sequence genomic stretch:
- the Atp8b3 gene encoding phospholipid-transporting ATPase IK isoform X2, with protein MDDAHLEEDLEDKDTEFTWEVKANDRAYHKQFRKKGFLCWRQKKYKSNAIHTAKYNVFSFLPLNLYEQFRRVSNLYFLFIIILQSIPEISTLPWFTLFAPLVCLLMIRAARDLVDDIGRHRSDRIINNRPCQILKGKSFLWKKWKNLCVGDVVCLSKDNIVPADLLLLASTEPSSLCYLETADIDGETNLKFRQALMVTHHELTSPKKMASFQGIVTCEEPNSRMHHFVGSLEWNSRKYPLDIGNLLLRGCKIRNTDTCYGLVIYAGLDTKIMKNCGKIHLKRTKLDLMMNKLVILIFMSLVIASMFLTLGFAFMVKEFKAKHHYMSSMQGRTDAMDSFFIFWGFLILLSVMVPMAMFIIAEFIYLGNSIFINWDLSMYYEPLDIPAKARSTSLNDHLGQVQYIFSDKTGTLTQNIMTFKKCCINGCTYDSDDEHGTLRKRNPYSWNPFADGKLQFYNKELESLVRGKQDRAVQEFWRLLAICHTVMVQEKDNQLLYQAASPDEEALVAAARNFGYVFLSRTQDTITLVELGEERVYQVLAMMDFNSVRKRMSVLVRNPEGSICLYTKGADTVILERLHHKGVMEATTEEVLALLGVTAIEDKLQDGVPETIRCLKKGNIKMWVLTGDKPETAVNIGFACQLLSENMSILEDKDIKGLLENYWDENEHQRAFQTMTHHNMALVINGEFLDQLLLSLRKEPRALVQNAVVDEATQEPGVSALDFLQARRISQMWRNFGTTMATSQSDASKTRESPEERRERAFVDLASKCQAVICCRVTPKQKALVVALVKKYQQVVTLAIGDGANDVNMIKTADIGVGLAGQEGMQAVQNSDYVLAQFCYLQRLLLVHGRWSYMRICKFLRYFFYKTVASMMAQIWFSLFNGFSAQPLYEGWFLALFNLLYSTLPVLYIGLFEQDVTAEKSLKMPELYTAGQKDELFNYSIFVQAIAHGTITSLINFFVTILVSYDMTKTGSSPDYQSFGVLVAISSLLSITLEVILVVKYWTLLFVGTVVVSLSSYVIFTSLTESLLLFRISPKTFPFLFADYNVIREPSSLLVIVLNVTLNTLPMLAVRIIRRTVLKRHPKKEEEVPSEELTVEPAMRLRRGMPARRSSYAFSHHEGYANLITQGTILRRHTHVDEFYGDTACNSPNPSEEDVPWQHKESIFNPRKISILAKKRRQHYGKGSQGEVHPNASSQTTEKQTAINIDNHETKKLPTTTSAMSGQLQVSSSEDQAFYSALSQYSLASRPERMDVRSSSWKGPLLRDSASSRSSHLEVTTQLHSHTSS; from the exons ATGGATGATGCTCACCTTGAGGAGGACCTCGAGGATAAAGACACAG AGTTCACCTGGGAGGTGAAGGCCAATGACCGAGCCTACCACAAGCAGTTCAGGAAGAAGGGCTTCCTGTGCTGGAGGCAGAAGAAGTACAAG AGCAACGCCATCCACACTGCCAAATACAATGtcttctccttcctgcctctgaaCCTGTACGAGCAGTTCCGTCGTGTGTCCAATCTCTACTTCCTTTTCATCATCATCCTGCAG AGCATCCCGGAGATCTCCACACTGCCCTGGTTCACGCTCTTTGCGCCTCTGGTCTGCCTGCTCATGATCCGGGCCGCCCGTGACCTGGTGGATGACATT GGTCGACACAGGAGCGATAGAATCATCAACAACAGGCCTTGCCAGATCCTGAAGGGGAAGAG TTTCCTGTGGAAGAAATGGAAGAATCTATGTGTGGGGGATGTGGTGTGTCTCAGCAAAGACAACATTGTCCCG gcAGACTTGCTCCTGCTCGCCAGCACAGAGCCCAGTAGCCTGTGCTACCTGGAAACGGCAGACATCGATGG AGAGACCAACTTGAAGTTCAGGCAGGCTCTGATGGTCACACACCATGAACTTACTAGCCCGAAGAAAATGGCTTCCTTCCAGG GCATAGTGACATGTGAGGAACCCAACAGCCGGATGCATCATTTTGTGGGGAGCCTGGAATGGAACAGCAGGAAGTACCCGTTGGACATTGGAAACCTCCTCCTGCGGGGCTGTAAGATCCGCAACACAGACACCTGCTATGGCCTGGTCATCTATGCTG GTTTAGACACAAAGATCATGAAGAATTGTGGCAAGATTCATCTGAAGAGGACCAAGCTGGACCTGATGATGAACAAGCTGGTGATCTTG ATCTTCATGTCACTGGTGATTGCTTCCATGTTTCTAACACTGGGCTTCGCCTTCATGGTGAAAGAGTTTAAAGCCAAGCATCACTACATGTCATCGATGCAAGGGCGCACGGACGCAATGGACTCCTTCTTCATCTTCTGGGGCTTCCTCATCTTGCTCAGCGTTATGGTGCCCATGGCCATGTTTATCAT CGCCGAATTCATCTACTTAGGCAACAGCATTTTCATCAACTGGGACCTCAGTATGTACTATGAGCCCCTGGACATACCGGCCAAGGCCCGCAGCACCAGTCTGAATGACCACCTGGGCCAGGTGCAGTACATCTTCTCAGACAAGACCGGGACGCTGACACAGAACATCATGACCTTCAAGAAGTGCTGTATCAATGGCTGTACCTATG ATTCAGACGACGAGCACGGGACACTCCGAAAG CGGAACCCATATTCCTGGAACCCATTCGCTGACGGCAAACTCCAGTTCTACAATAAAGAGCTGGAATCCCTGGTGCGAGGCAAGCAGGACCGAGCAGTACAGGAGTTCTGGCGGCTGCTGGCCATCTGCCACACCGTGATGGTGCAGGAGAAAGACA ACCAGCTGCTGTACCAGGCTGCCTCCCCTGATGAGGAGGCACTGGTCGCCGCTGCCCGGAACTTTGGCTACGTGTTTCTGTCTCGGACCCAGGACACGATCACCCTGGTGGAGCTGGGGGAAGAAAGGGTCTACCAGGTTCTGGCCATGATGGATTTCAACAGCGTTCGCAAACGGATGTCAGTGTTAG TCCGAAACCCAGAGGGCTCCATCTGCCTCTATACCAAGGGTGCCGACACGGTCATCTTGGAGCGTCTTCACCATAAGGGTGTCATGGAGGCCACCACAGAGGAGGTCTTGGCT CTGCTGGGAGTCACAGCCATTGAAGACAAACTGCAAGATGGTGTCCCTGAGACTATCAGATGCCTCAAGAAGGGGAACATCAAAATGTGGGTGCTGACCGGGGACAAGCCAG AGACCGCGGTGAACATCGGCTTTGCGTGCCAGCTGCTGTCAGAAAACATGTCAATTCTGGAAGATAAGGACATCAA AGGTTTACTGGAGAACTATTGGGACGAAAATGAACACCAGAGGGCATTCCAGACGATGACCCATCACAACATGGCCTTGGTTATCAATGGAGAATTCTTG GATCAGCTGCTCCTGTCCTTGCGCAAGGAGCCCCGAGCCCTGGTCCAGAATGCAGTGGTGGATGAGGCCACCCAGGAGCCGGGTGTGTCTGCGTTAGACTTCCTCCAGGCACGGAGGATCTCCCAGATGTGGAGAAACTTTGGGACCACCATGGCAACATCCCAGTCAGACGCCTCCAAGACTCGAGAGAGCCCCGAGGAGCGGAGGGAGAGGGCCTTTGTAGACCTGGCCTCCAAATGCCAGGCTGTCATCTGCTGCAGGGTGACACCCAAGCAGAAGGCCCTTGTGGTGGCATTGGTGAAGAAATACCAGCAAGTGGTGACGCTGGCCATCGGAGACGGAGCCAACGATGTGAACATGATCAAGA CTGCGGACATTGGCGTAGGGCTGGCGGGCCAGGAGGGCATGCAGGCGGTTCAGAACAGTGACTACGTGCTGGCCCAGTTCTGCTACCTGCAGCGCTTGCTGCTTGTGCACGGGCGCTGGTCCTACATGCGAATCTGCAAGTTCCTGCGCTACTTCTTCTACAAGACCGTGGCCAGCATGATGGCCCAGATATGGTTCTCCCTGTTCAACGGCTTCTCTGCTCAG CCCCTGTATGAAGGCTGGTTCCTGGCTCTCTTTAACCTGCTGTATTCCACGCTCCCAGTCCTGTACATTGGTCTGTTTGAGCAG GACGTGACTGCAGAGAAGAGTCTAAAGATGCCCGAACTGTACACGGCTGGCCAGAAAGACGAGCTCTTCAACTACAGTATTTTCGTGCAAGCCATCGCCCACGGCACCATCACATCCCTGATCAACTTCTTTGTGACGATTTTGGTCAGCTATGACATGACCAAGACTGGCAGCTCCCCTGACTACCAGTCCTTTGGGGTACTGGTGGCCATATCTAGCCTACTGTCAATCACCCTGGAG GTTATCCTTGTCGTCAAGTACTGGACGCTCCTGTTCGTGGGCACCGTTGTGGTCAGCCTCAGCTCCTACGTAATCTTCACGAGCCTCACTGAGAGTCTATTGTTGTTCAGGATCTCACCAAAGACCTTCCCATTCCTGT TCGCTGACTACAATGTGATCCGTGAGCCCTCCAGCCTGCTGGTGATTGTCCTCAATGTGACCCTGAACACTCTGCCCATGCTGGCTGTGCGCATCATCCGAAGGACGGTCTTGAAACGGCACCCCAAG AAAGAAGAGGAGGTCCCAAGTGAAGAATTAACAGTGGAGCCCGCCATGCGGCTTCGCCGTGGGATGCCAGCCCGCCGCTCCAGCTATGCCTTCTCCCACCATGAGGGCTACGCAAACCTCATTACCCAGGGCACCATCCTGCGCAGGCATACGCACGTGGATGAATTTTATGGGGACACAGCCTGCAATTCCCCGAACCCATCCGAAGAAGACGTACCTTGgcaacacaaagaatcaatattTAATCCGCGAAAGATCTCAATCCTGGCCAAGAAGAGACGCCAGCACTACGGAAAGGGGTCTCAGGGAGAGGTCCACCCCAACGCTAGCTCCCAGACCACGGAGAAACAGACCGCCATTAACATAGACAACCATGAGACTAAGAAGCTACCCACCACCACAAGTGCCATGTCAGGACAGCTCCAGGTGTCCTCGTCTGAGGATCAGGCTTTCTACAGTGCGCTTTCACAGTACAGTCTGGCAAGCCGGCCGGAACGCATGGATGTCCGGTCCTCATCCTGGAAGGGCCCTCTCTTGAGGGATTCAGCCTCTTCGAGGTCAAGCCATCTGGAAGTAACCACACAGCTACATAGCCACACCTCCAGTTGA
- the Atp8b3 gene encoding phospholipid-transporting ATPase IK isoform X3, which produces MDDAHLEEDLEDKDTEFTWEVKANDRAYHKQFRKKGFLCWRQKKYKSNAIHTAKYNVFSFLPLNLYEQFRRVSNLYFLFIIILQSIPEISTLPWFTLFAPLVCLLMIRAARDLVDDIGRHRSDRIINNRPCQILKGKSFLWKKWKNLCVGDVVCLSKDNIVPADLLLLASTEPSSLCYLETADIDGETNLKFRQALMVTHHELTSPKKMASFQGIVTCEEPNSRMHHFVGSLEWNSRKYPLDIGNLLLRGCKIRNTDTCYGLVIYAGLDTKIMKNCGKIHLKRTKLDLMMNKLVILIFMSLVIASMFLTLGFAFMVKEFKAKHHYMSSMQGRTDAMDSFFIFWGFLILLSVMVPMAMFIIAEFIYLGNSIFINWDLSMYYEPLDIPAKARSTSLNDHLGQVQYIFSDKTGTLTQNIMTFKKCCINGCTYDSDDEHGTLRKRNPYSWNPFADGKLQFYNKELESLVRGKQDRAVQEFWRLLAICHTVMVQEKDNQLLYQAASPDEEALVAAARNFGYVFLSRTQDTITLVELGEERVYQVLAMMDFNSVRKRMSVLVRNPEGSICLYTKGADTVILERLHHKGVMEATTEEVLAAFAEQTLRTLCLAYKDVAEDAYKEWEPEHQEAALLLQNRAQALHQVYNKLEQNLQLLGVTAIEDKLQDGVPETIRCLKKGNIKMWVLTGDKPETAVNIGFACQLLSENMSILEDKDIKGLLENYWDENEHQRAFQTMTHHNMALVINGEFLDQLLLSLRKEPRALVQNAVVDEATQEPGVSALDFLQARRISQMWRNFGTTMATSQSDASKTRESPEERRERAFVDLASKCQAVICCRVTPKQKALVVALVKKYQQVVTLAIGDGANDVNMIKTADIGVGLAGQEGMQAVQNSDYVLAQFCYLQRLLLVHGRWSYMRICKFLRYFFYKTVASMMAQIWFSLFNGFSAQPLYEGWFLALFNLLYSTLPVLYIGLFEQPRLSCLNTR; this is translated from the exons ATGGATGATGCTCACCTTGAGGAGGACCTCGAGGATAAAGACACAG AGTTCACCTGGGAGGTGAAGGCCAATGACCGAGCCTACCACAAGCAGTTCAGGAAGAAGGGCTTCCTGTGCTGGAGGCAGAAGAAGTACAAG AGCAACGCCATCCACACTGCCAAATACAATGtcttctccttcctgcctctgaaCCTGTACGAGCAGTTCCGTCGTGTGTCCAATCTCTACTTCCTTTTCATCATCATCCTGCAG AGCATCCCGGAGATCTCCACACTGCCCTGGTTCACGCTCTTTGCGCCTCTGGTCTGCCTGCTCATGATCCGGGCCGCCCGTGACCTGGTGGATGACATT GGTCGACACAGGAGCGATAGAATCATCAACAACAGGCCTTGCCAGATCCTGAAGGGGAAGAG TTTCCTGTGGAAGAAATGGAAGAATCTATGTGTGGGGGATGTGGTGTGTCTCAGCAAAGACAACATTGTCCCG gcAGACTTGCTCCTGCTCGCCAGCACAGAGCCCAGTAGCCTGTGCTACCTGGAAACGGCAGACATCGATGG AGAGACCAACTTGAAGTTCAGGCAGGCTCTGATGGTCACACACCATGAACTTACTAGCCCGAAGAAAATGGCTTCCTTCCAGG GCATAGTGACATGTGAGGAACCCAACAGCCGGATGCATCATTTTGTGGGGAGCCTGGAATGGAACAGCAGGAAGTACCCGTTGGACATTGGAAACCTCCTCCTGCGGGGCTGTAAGATCCGCAACACAGACACCTGCTATGGCCTGGTCATCTATGCTG GTTTAGACACAAAGATCATGAAGAATTGTGGCAAGATTCATCTGAAGAGGACCAAGCTGGACCTGATGATGAACAAGCTGGTGATCTTG ATCTTCATGTCACTGGTGATTGCTTCCATGTTTCTAACACTGGGCTTCGCCTTCATGGTGAAAGAGTTTAAAGCCAAGCATCACTACATGTCATCGATGCAAGGGCGCACGGACGCAATGGACTCCTTCTTCATCTTCTGGGGCTTCCTCATCTTGCTCAGCGTTATGGTGCCCATGGCCATGTTTATCAT CGCCGAATTCATCTACTTAGGCAACAGCATTTTCATCAACTGGGACCTCAGTATGTACTATGAGCCCCTGGACATACCGGCCAAGGCCCGCAGCACCAGTCTGAATGACCACCTGGGCCAGGTGCAGTACATCTTCTCAGACAAGACCGGGACGCTGACACAGAACATCATGACCTTCAAGAAGTGCTGTATCAATGGCTGTACCTATG ATTCAGACGACGAGCACGGGACACTCCGAAAG CGGAACCCATATTCCTGGAACCCATTCGCTGACGGCAAACTCCAGTTCTACAATAAAGAGCTGGAATCCCTGGTGCGAGGCAAGCAGGACCGAGCAGTACAGGAGTTCTGGCGGCTGCTGGCCATCTGCCACACCGTGATGGTGCAGGAGAAAGACA ACCAGCTGCTGTACCAGGCTGCCTCCCCTGATGAGGAGGCACTGGTCGCCGCTGCCCGGAACTTTGGCTACGTGTTTCTGTCTCGGACCCAGGACACGATCACCCTGGTGGAGCTGGGGGAAGAAAGGGTCTACCAGGTTCTGGCCATGATGGATTTCAACAGCGTTCGCAAACGGATGTCAGTGTTAG TCCGAAACCCAGAGGGCTCCATCTGCCTCTATACCAAGGGTGCCGACACGGTCATCTTGGAGCGTCTTCACCATAAGGGTGTCATGGAGGCCACCACAGAGGAGGTCTTGGCT GCCTTTGCAGAGCAGACCCTGCGCACCCTGTGCCTGGCCTACAAGGATGTGGCGGAGGATGCCTACAAAGAATGGGAACCGGAACACCAGGAGGCCGCCCTCCTGCTGCAGAACCGCGCGCAGGCCCTGCACCAGGTGTATAATAAGCTGGAGCAGAACCTGCAG CTGCTGGGAGTCACAGCCATTGAAGACAAACTGCAAGATGGTGTCCCTGAGACTATCAGATGCCTCAAGAAGGGGAACATCAAAATGTGGGTGCTGACCGGGGACAAGCCAG AGACCGCGGTGAACATCGGCTTTGCGTGCCAGCTGCTGTCAGAAAACATGTCAATTCTGGAAGATAAGGACATCAA AGGTTTACTGGAGAACTATTGGGACGAAAATGAACACCAGAGGGCATTCCAGACGATGACCCATCACAACATGGCCTTGGTTATCAATGGAGAATTCTTG GATCAGCTGCTCCTGTCCTTGCGCAAGGAGCCCCGAGCCCTGGTCCAGAATGCAGTGGTGGATGAGGCCACCCAGGAGCCGGGTGTGTCTGCGTTAGACTTCCTCCAGGCACGGAGGATCTCCCAGATGTGGAGAAACTTTGGGACCACCATGGCAACATCCCAGTCAGACGCCTCCAAGACTCGAGAGAGCCCCGAGGAGCGGAGGGAGAGGGCCTTTGTAGACCTGGCCTCCAAATGCCAGGCTGTCATCTGCTGCAGGGTGACACCCAAGCAGAAGGCCCTTGTGGTGGCATTGGTGAAGAAATACCAGCAAGTGGTGACGCTGGCCATCGGAGACGGAGCCAACGATGTGAACATGATCAAGA CTGCGGACATTGGCGTAGGGCTGGCGGGCCAGGAGGGCATGCAGGCGGTTCAGAACAGTGACTACGTGCTGGCCCAGTTCTGCTACCTGCAGCGCTTGCTGCTTGTGCACGGGCGCTGGTCCTACATGCGAATCTGCAAGTTCCTGCGCTACTTCTTCTACAAGACCGTGGCCAGCATGATGGCCCAGATATGGTTCTCCCTGTTCAACGGCTTCTCTGCTCAG CCCCTGTATGAAGGCTGGTTCCTGGCTCTCTTTAACCTGCTGTATTCCACGCTCCCAGTCCTGTACATTGGTCTGTTTGAGCAG cccaggttgtCTTGTTTGAATACACGTTAG
- the Atp8b3 gene encoding phospholipid-transporting ATPase IK isoform X1, which translates to MDDAHLEEDLEDKDTEFTWEVKANDRAYHKQFRKKGFLCWRQKKYKSNAIHTAKYNVFSFLPLNLYEQFRRVSNLYFLFIIILQSIPEISTLPWFTLFAPLVCLLMIRAARDLVDDIGRHRSDRIINNRPCQILKGKSFLWKKWKNLCVGDVVCLSKDNIVPADLLLLASTEPSSLCYLETADIDGETNLKFRQALMVTHHELTSPKKMASFQGIVTCEEPNSRMHHFVGSLEWNSRKYPLDIGNLLLRGCKIRNTDTCYGLVIYAGLDTKIMKNCGKIHLKRTKLDLMMNKLVILIFMSLVIASMFLTLGFAFMVKEFKAKHHYMSSMQGRTDAMDSFFIFWGFLILLSVMVPMAMFIIAEFIYLGNSIFINWDLSMYYEPLDIPAKARSTSLNDHLGQVQYIFSDKTGTLTQNIMTFKKCCINGCTYDSDDEHGTLRKRNPYSWNPFADGKLQFYNKELESLVRGKQDRAVQEFWRLLAICHTVMVQEKDNQLLYQAASPDEEALVAAARNFGYVFLSRTQDTITLVELGEERVYQVLAMMDFNSVRKRMSVLVRNPEGSICLYTKGADTVILERLHHKGVMEATTEEVLAAFAEQTLRTLCLAYKDVAEDAYKEWEPEHQEAALLLQNRAQALHQVYNKLEQNLQLLGVTAIEDKLQDGVPETIRCLKKGNIKMWVLTGDKPETAVNIGFACQLLSENMSILEDKDIKGLLENYWDENEHQRAFQTMTHHNMALVINGEFLDQLLLSLRKEPRALVQNAVVDEATQEPGVSALDFLQARRISQMWRNFGTTMATSQSDASKTRESPEERRERAFVDLASKCQAVICCRVTPKQKALVVALVKKYQQVVTLAIGDGANDVNMIKTADIGVGLAGQEGMQAVQNSDYVLAQFCYLQRLLLVHGRWSYMRICKFLRYFFYKTVASMMAQIWFSLFNGFSAQPLYEGWFLALFNLLYSTLPVLYIGLFEQDVTAEKSLKMPELYTAGQKDELFNYSIFVQAIAHGTITSLINFFVTILVSYDMTKTGSSPDYQSFGVLVAISSLLSITLEVILVVKYWTLLFVGTVVVSLSSYVIFTSLTESLLLFRISPKTFPFLFADYNVIREPSSLLVIVLNVTLNTLPMLAVRIIRRTVLKRHPKKEEEVPSEELTVEPAMRLRRGMPARRSSYAFSHHEGYANLITQGTILRRHTHVDEFYGDTACNSPNPSEEDVPWQHKESIFNPRKISILAKKRRQHYGKGSQGEVHPNASSQTTEKQTAINIDNHETKKLPTTTSAMSGQLQVSSSEDQAFYSALSQYSLASRPERMDVRSSSWKGPLLRDSASSRSSHLEVTTQLHSHTSS; encoded by the exons ATGGATGATGCTCACCTTGAGGAGGACCTCGAGGATAAAGACACAG AGTTCACCTGGGAGGTGAAGGCCAATGACCGAGCCTACCACAAGCAGTTCAGGAAGAAGGGCTTCCTGTGCTGGAGGCAGAAGAAGTACAAG AGCAACGCCATCCACACTGCCAAATACAATGtcttctccttcctgcctctgaaCCTGTACGAGCAGTTCCGTCGTGTGTCCAATCTCTACTTCCTTTTCATCATCATCCTGCAG AGCATCCCGGAGATCTCCACACTGCCCTGGTTCACGCTCTTTGCGCCTCTGGTCTGCCTGCTCATGATCCGGGCCGCCCGTGACCTGGTGGATGACATT GGTCGACACAGGAGCGATAGAATCATCAACAACAGGCCTTGCCAGATCCTGAAGGGGAAGAG TTTCCTGTGGAAGAAATGGAAGAATCTATGTGTGGGGGATGTGGTGTGTCTCAGCAAAGACAACATTGTCCCG gcAGACTTGCTCCTGCTCGCCAGCACAGAGCCCAGTAGCCTGTGCTACCTGGAAACGGCAGACATCGATGG AGAGACCAACTTGAAGTTCAGGCAGGCTCTGATGGTCACACACCATGAACTTACTAGCCCGAAGAAAATGGCTTCCTTCCAGG GCATAGTGACATGTGAGGAACCCAACAGCCGGATGCATCATTTTGTGGGGAGCCTGGAATGGAACAGCAGGAAGTACCCGTTGGACATTGGAAACCTCCTCCTGCGGGGCTGTAAGATCCGCAACACAGACACCTGCTATGGCCTGGTCATCTATGCTG GTTTAGACACAAAGATCATGAAGAATTGTGGCAAGATTCATCTGAAGAGGACCAAGCTGGACCTGATGATGAACAAGCTGGTGATCTTG ATCTTCATGTCACTGGTGATTGCTTCCATGTTTCTAACACTGGGCTTCGCCTTCATGGTGAAAGAGTTTAAAGCCAAGCATCACTACATGTCATCGATGCAAGGGCGCACGGACGCAATGGACTCCTTCTTCATCTTCTGGGGCTTCCTCATCTTGCTCAGCGTTATGGTGCCCATGGCCATGTTTATCAT CGCCGAATTCATCTACTTAGGCAACAGCATTTTCATCAACTGGGACCTCAGTATGTACTATGAGCCCCTGGACATACCGGCCAAGGCCCGCAGCACCAGTCTGAATGACCACCTGGGCCAGGTGCAGTACATCTTCTCAGACAAGACCGGGACGCTGACACAGAACATCATGACCTTCAAGAAGTGCTGTATCAATGGCTGTACCTATG ATTCAGACGACGAGCACGGGACACTCCGAAAG CGGAACCCATATTCCTGGAACCCATTCGCTGACGGCAAACTCCAGTTCTACAATAAAGAGCTGGAATCCCTGGTGCGAGGCAAGCAGGACCGAGCAGTACAGGAGTTCTGGCGGCTGCTGGCCATCTGCCACACCGTGATGGTGCAGGAGAAAGACA ACCAGCTGCTGTACCAGGCTGCCTCCCCTGATGAGGAGGCACTGGTCGCCGCTGCCCGGAACTTTGGCTACGTGTTTCTGTCTCGGACCCAGGACACGATCACCCTGGTGGAGCTGGGGGAAGAAAGGGTCTACCAGGTTCTGGCCATGATGGATTTCAACAGCGTTCGCAAACGGATGTCAGTGTTAG TCCGAAACCCAGAGGGCTCCATCTGCCTCTATACCAAGGGTGCCGACACGGTCATCTTGGAGCGTCTTCACCATAAGGGTGTCATGGAGGCCACCACAGAGGAGGTCTTGGCT GCCTTTGCAGAGCAGACCCTGCGCACCCTGTGCCTGGCCTACAAGGATGTGGCGGAGGATGCCTACAAAGAATGGGAACCGGAACACCAGGAGGCCGCCCTCCTGCTGCAGAACCGCGCGCAGGCCCTGCACCAGGTGTATAATAAGCTGGAGCAGAACCTGCAG CTGCTGGGAGTCACAGCCATTGAAGACAAACTGCAAGATGGTGTCCCTGAGACTATCAGATGCCTCAAGAAGGGGAACATCAAAATGTGGGTGCTGACCGGGGACAAGCCAG AGACCGCGGTGAACATCGGCTTTGCGTGCCAGCTGCTGTCAGAAAACATGTCAATTCTGGAAGATAAGGACATCAA AGGTTTACTGGAGAACTATTGGGACGAAAATGAACACCAGAGGGCATTCCAGACGATGACCCATCACAACATGGCCTTGGTTATCAATGGAGAATTCTTG GATCAGCTGCTCCTGTCCTTGCGCAAGGAGCCCCGAGCCCTGGTCCAGAATGCAGTGGTGGATGAGGCCACCCAGGAGCCGGGTGTGTCTGCGTTAGACTTCCTCCAGGCACGGAGGATCTCCCAGATGTGGAGAAACTTTGGGACCACCATGGCAACATCCCAGTCAGACGCCTCCAAGACTCGAGAGAGCCCCGAGGAGCGGAGGGAGAGGGCCTTTGTAGACCTGGCCTCCAAATGCCAGGCTGTCATCTGCTGCAGGGTGACACCCAAGCAGAAGGCCCTTGTGGTGGCATTGGTGAAGAAATACCAGCAAGTGGTGACGCTGGCCATCGGAGACGGAGCCAACGATGTGAACATGATCAAGA CTGCGGACATTGGCGTAGGGCTGGCGGGCCAGGAGGGCATGCAGGCGGTTCAGAACAGTGACTACGTGCTGGCCCAGTTCTGCTACCTGCAGCGCTTGCTGCTTGTGCACGGGCGCTGGTCCTACATGCGAATCTGCAAGTTCCTGCGCTACTTCTTCTACAAGACCGTGGCCAGCATGATGGCCCAGATATGGTTCTCCCTGTTCAACGGCTTCTCTGCTCAG CCCCTGTATGAAGGCTGGTTCCTGGCTCTCTTTAACCTGCTGTATTCCACGCTCCCAGTCCTGTACATTGGTCTGTTTGAGCAG GACGTGACTGCAGAGAAGAGTCTAAAGATGCCCGAACTGTACACGGCTGGCCAGAAAGACGAGCTCTTCAACTACAGTATTTTCGTGCAAGCCATCGCCCACGGCACCATCACATCCCTGATCAACTTCTTTGTGACGATTTTGGTCAGCTATGACATGACCAAGACTGGCAGCTCCCCTGACTACCAGTCCTTTGGGGTACTGGTGGCCATATCTAGCCTACTGTCAATCACCCTGGAG GTTATCCTTGTCGTCAAGTACTGGACGCTCCTGTTCGTGGGCACCGTTGTGGTCAGCCTCAGCTCCTACGTAATCTTCACGAGCCTCACTGAGAGTCTATTGTTGTTCAGGATCTCACCAAAGACCTTCCCATTCCTGT TCGCTGACTACAATGTGATCCGTGAGCCCTCCAGCCTGCTGGTGATTGTCCTCAATGTGACCCTGAACACTCTGCCCATGCTGGCTGTGCGCATCATCCGAAGGACGGTCTTGAAACGGCACCCCAAG AAAGAAGAGGAGGTCCCAAGTGAAGAATTAACAGTGGAGCCCGCCATGCGGCTTCGCCGTGGGATGCCAGCCCGCCGCTCCAGCTATGCCTTCTCCCACCATGAGGGCTACGCAAACCTCATTACCCAGGGCACCATCCTGCGCAGGCATACGCACGTGGATGAATTTTATGGGGACACAGCCTGCAATTCCCCGAACCCATCCGAAGAAGACGTACCTTGgcaacacaaagaatcaatattTAATCCGCGAAAGATCTCAATCCTGGCCAAGAAGAGACGCCAGCACTACGGAAAGGGGTCTCAGGGAGAGGTCCACCCCAACGCTAGCTCCCAGACCACGGAGAAACAGACCGCCATTAACATAGACAACCATGAGACTAAGAAGCTACCCACCACCACAAGTGCCATGTCAGGACAGCTCCAGGTGTCCTCGTCTGAGGATCAGGCTTTCTACAGTGCGCTTTCACAGTACAGTCTGGCAAGCCGGCCGGAACGCATGGATGTCCGGTCCTCATCCTGGAAGGGCCCTCTCTTGAGGGATTCAGCCTCTTCGAGGTCAAGCCATCTGGAAGTAACCACACAGCTACATAGCCACACCTCCAGTTGA